The Sphingomonas sp. LY54 genome includes a region encoding these proteins:
- a CDS encoding glutathione S-transferase family protein yields MIVYGSSISPFVRKVLAFGAEKGLELESRPLPLGSDDPEFLEASPFKKIPAFRDGDFGISDSSAIITYLDAIMPEPNLIPLEAKARARTIWYDEFADTILAGCGTKMFFNRVVAPRFMKRDGDLATADKAEREELPPILDYLERIIPDSGWLIEDRLTLADIAVASPFVNLQHLGVAWADGRPKLAAYVEAMLARDSFRSWVERETAFLARTA; encoded by the coding sequence ATGATCGTTTACGGCTCGTCCATCTCGCCTTTCGTGCGCAAGGTGCTGGCATTCGGAGCGGAAAAGGGGCTCGAGCTGGAATCGCGGCCGCTGCCTCTGGGCTCGGACGACCCGGAGTTCCTAGAGGCCAGCCCGTTCAAGAAGATCCCCGCCTTCCGCGACGGCGACTTCGGCATTTCGGATTCGAGCGCGATCATCACCTATCTCGACGCGATCATGCCGGAGCCTAACCTCATCCCGCTGGAGGCCAAGGCGCGGGCCCGGACCATCTGGTATGACGAATTCGCCGACACGATCCTGGCCGGCTGCGGGACCAAGATGTTCTTCAATCGCGTCGTCGCGCCCCGCTTCATGAAACGGGACGGCGATCTGGCGACCGCCGACAAGGCCGAGCGCGAGGAACTGCCGCCGATCCTGGATTATCTGGAGCGCATCATTCCGGACAGCGGCTGGCTGATCGAGGATCGCCTGACATTGGCGGACATCGCGGTCGCCAGTCCGTTCGTGAACCTGCAGCATCTGGGCGTGGCGTGGGCGGATGGACGGCCCAAGCTCGCCGCTTATGTCGAGGCGATGCTGGCCCGCGACAGCTTCCGGAGCTGGGTGGAGCGCGAGACGGCCTTCCTGGCGCGAACCGCCTAA
- a CDS encoding phage tail protein: MKVGNGAEPPVFSTVAGMRTTQMSVNGEAVNVTSKDSGAWRELLSGAGIRSVSVSGSGIFSGSAAESRLKSNALAGIVDDYELSFESGERMQGKFLVTRLDYSGDYNGERNYALNLESAGPVVPL, translated from the coding sequence TTGAAGGTCGGAAACGGCGCCGAGCCGCCGGTCTTTTCGACCGTTGCGGGCATGCGGACCACGCAGATGTCCGTGAACGGCGAAGCGGTGAACGTCACTTCGAAGGATTCGGGCGCGTGGCGCGAATTGCTGTCGGGCGCCGGCATTCGATCTGTGTCGGTTTCGGGGAGCGGGATCTTCAGCGGATCGGCGGCCGAAAGCCGTCTCAAGTCGAACGCGCTGGCCGGGATCGTCGACGACTATGAGCTGAGCTTCGAGAGCGGCGAGCGCATGCAGGGCAAGTTCCTGGTGACCCGGCTAGACTATTCCGGCGACTATAATGGCGAGCGCAATTACGCGCTGAACCTCGAAAGCGCCGGCCCGGTGGTGCCGCTGTGA
- a CDS encoding phage major capsid protein — translation MLEVKADPLEASFEALERQDEDVAQLREEMAQLKSRIDAQAVAASRPALSGAQAERSPFVENYLRRGVEAGVELKALAGTSDSTGGYAVPEEIDARIDRTLTAISPIRAIANVVKVGSAGYRKLVTTGGIPSGWVAEDAARIETDTPSFSEIAPPFGELYANPAATQAMLDDAAFDVEGWLADEIATEFARAEGAAFVGGSGVNRPKGFLQAPVSAAGDSVRPFGTLQFVTSGAAGAFAASSPQDRLIDLVQALRPPYRQGAVFVMNSATAARIRKFKTSDGAFLWQPSLTTGQPNTLLGYPVVEAEDMPDIAADSLSIAFGHFKAGYLIAERTETQILRDPYSHKPFVHFYATKRVGGQVANSEAIKLMKFSA, via the coding sequence ATGTTGGAAGTGAAGGCGGATCCGCTGGAGGCCTCGTTCGAGGCGCTGGAGCGGCAGGACGAGGACGTGGCCCAGCTGCGCGAGGAAATGGCGCAGCTCAAGTCGCGCATCGACGCGCAGGCGGTGGCGGCATCGCGCCCGGCCTTGAGCGGCGCGCAGGCCGAACGCTCGCCGTTCGTCGAGAATTATCTGCGGCGCGGCGTCGAGGCGGGAGTGGAGTTGAAAGCGCTGGCCGGCACGTCCGACAGCACCGGCGGCTATGCCGTGCCCGAGGAGATCGACGCACGCATCGACCGCACGCTGACCGCGATCTCGCCGATCCGCGCGATCGCCAATGTCGTGAAGGTCGGCTCGGCCGGCTATCGCAAGCTCGTGACCACCGGCGGGATCCCGTCCGGCTGGGTCGCCGAGGATGCGGCGCGGATCGAGACAGACACGCCGAGCTTTAGCGAAATCGCGCCGCCGTTCGGCGAGCTTTATGCGAACCCGGCGGCGACGCAGGCCATGCTCGACGATGCCGCGTTCGACGTCGAAGGCTGGCTGGCCGATGAAATCGCGACCGAATTCGCACGCGCCGAGGGCGCTGCGTTCGTCGGCGGATCGGGGGTCAACCGGCCCAAGGGTTTCCTGCAGGCGCCGGTTTCGGCCGCGGGCGATTCCGTCCGGCCGTTCGGGACGCTGCAGTTCGTGACCAGCGGCGCCGCCGGCGCTTTCGCGGCCTCGAGCCCGCAGGATCGGCTGATCGACCTCGTCCAGGCGCTGAGGCCGCCCTACCGGCAGGGCGCGGTGTTCGTGATGAATTCGGCGACCGCCGCGCGGATCCGCAAGTTCAAGACGAGCGACGGCGCGTTCCTTTGGCAGCCGAGCCTGACGACGGGCCAGCCGAACACCCTGCTCGGCTATCCCGTGGTCGAAGCCGAGGACATGCCCGACATCGCGGCCGACAGCCTGTCGATCGCCTTCGGCCATTTCAAGGCGGGCTATCTGATCGCGGAGCGGACCGAGACCCAGATCCTGCGCGACCCCTACAGCCACAAGCCGTTCGTCCACTTCTACGCGACCAAGCGGGTCGGCGGGCAGGTGGCCAATTCCGAGGCGATCAAGCTGATGAAGTTCAGCGCCTGA
- a CDS encoding M10 family metallopeptidase C-terminal domain-containing protein, protein MSTEILHSADTLNCACAACTSFRGVDLDVPADASLDPLAGGTANGKPIWTPEQIAAYLNRTGGQWGDGVNDMMPTGGDKNVITFGFHENQQSLFDNGYVYASGNQLFGLAEYFQFAAFNAAQRDATREAFQYWDDILAVSFQETGAYEGDINFGNLTNSPNTQAYSRIPTTGLATTLGGQVAGIAGDVWVSVHQVSNFQFDEGLYGMNTLVHEIGHSLGLSHPGGYNFGPGFAVTYGNGAEYAQDARNYSIMSYWNPRDMGSTASGVPTRDFDWSLMSIAYGSTPMVHDILAAQNMYGADMTTRTGDTVYGFNSNAGRDAFDFEKTPWPTMAIWDAAGNDTLDASGFNVTQVIDLTPGSLSSISGITYEDALATLSFEQVNANRVAAGYTAITRATYDANMAAFAADPNFRGRLTDNVGIAYGAVIENAKGGSGNDTIYGNNVDNVLTGNAGNDVMEGRGGNDTLDGGAGADVMKGGIGNDIYIVGEAGDVVVENAGEGLDTVLSSIDYTLGANVENLDLTGSAISGTGNELDNRISGNGLTNILTGGDGNDVFVAEMNDVLTASKLGAISVDILMDFDAAGDDVIDLSAIDADLTQDGHQAFSFVGKSSTNNAGDLGYKTYGNVNAAEKALGFDIDGLADSAHSGPITVIFGNNDADKDADFALVIYGTPQIEATDFLFA, encoded by the coding sequence ATGTCGACTGAAATCCTTCACAGCGCGGACACTCTCAACTGCGCCTGCGCGGCCTGCACCTCGTTTCGCGGCGTCGATCTTGACGTTCCCGCAGACGCGTCGCTCGATCCGCTGGCCGGCGGCACCGCCAACGGCAAGCCGATCTGGACGCCCGAGCAGATCGCCGCTTATCTGAACCGCACCGGCGGCCAATGGGGCGACGGCGTCAACGACATGATGCCGACCGGCGGCGACAAGAATGTCATCACCTTCGGCTTCCACGAGAACCAGCAGAGCCTGTTCGACAACGGCTATGTCTATGCGAGCGGGAACCAGCTGTTCGGCCTCGCCGAATATTTCCAGTTCGCCGCGTTCAACGCTGCGCAGCGCGACGCGACCCGCGAGGCCTTCCAGTATTGGGACGACATCCTCGCGGTCTCGTTCCAGGAAACCGGCGCCTATGAGGGTGACATCAACTTCGGCAACCTGACCAATTCGCCGAACACCCAGGCCTATTCGCGTATCCCCACCACCGGTCTCGCCACCACCCTTGGCGGCCAGGTCGCGGGCATCGCCGGCGACGTCTGGGTATCGGTCCACCAAGTCTCGAACTTCCAGTTCGACGAGGGCCTGTACGGCATGAACACGCTGGTCCACGAGATCGGCCACAGCCTCGGCCTCTCGCACCCGGGCGGCTATAACTTCGGCCCCGGCTTCGCGGTCACCTACGGCAACGGCGCCGAATACGCCCAGGACGCGCGCAACTACTCGATCATGTCCTACTGGAACCCGCGCGACATGGGTTCGACCGCCAGCGGCGTCCCGACCCGCGACTTCGACTGGAGCCTCATGTCGATCGCTTACGGCTCGACGCCGATGGTGCACGACATCCTCGCCGCGCAGAACATGTACGGCGCGGACATGACGACCCGCACCGGCGACACGGTCTACGGCTTCAATTCGAACGCTGGCCGCGACGCCTTCGATTTCGAGAAGACGCCGTGGCCGACGATGGCGATCTGGGATGCGGCCGGTAACGACACGCTCGACGCGTCGGGCTTCAACGTCACCCAGGTGATCGACCTCACCCCGGGCTCGCTGTCGAGCATCAGCGGCATCACTTATGAGGACGCGCTCGCCACCTTGAGCTTCGAGCAGGTCAACGCTAACCGCGTCGCGGCCGGCTACACCGCGATCACCCGCGCGACCTATGACGCCAACATGGCGGCATTTGCGGCGGACCCGAACTTCCGTGGCCGCCTCACCGACAATGTCGGCATCGCCTACGGTGCGGTGATCGAGAACGCCAAGGGGGGCTCGGGCAACGACACGATCTACGGCAACAACGTCGACAACGTCCTCACCGGCAACGCAGGCAATGACGTGATGGAAGGCCGCGGCGGCAACGACACGCTCGACGGCGGCGCTGGTGCCGACGTCATGAAGGGCGGGATCGGCAACGACATCTACATCGTCGGTGAAGCCGGCGACGTCGTCGTCGAGAATGCCGGCGAAGGCCTCGATACCGTGCTCTCGTCGATCGATTACACGCTCGGCGCCAATGTCGAGAATCTCGATCTCACGGGAAGCGCGATCTCGGGCACCGGTAACGAGCTCGACAACCGCATCAGCGGCAACGGCCTCACCAACATCCTGACCGGTGGCGACGGCAACGACGTGTTCGTGGCCGAGATGAACGACGTGCTGACCGCGTCCAAGTTGGGCGCGATCTCGGTCGACATCCTGATGGACTTCGATGCCGCCGGCGACGACGTCATCGATCTCAGCGCCATCGACGCCGATCTGACGCAGGACGGCCACCAGGCGTTCAGCTTCGTCGGCAAGTCGAGCACCAACAATGCGGGCGATCTCGGCTACAAGACCTACGGGAACGTCAATGCCGCCGAAAAGGCGCTCGGCTTCGACATCGATGGTCTCGCCGACAGCGCTCACAGCGGCCCGATCACGGTGATCTTCGGCAACAACGACGCCGACAAGGACGCCGACTTCGCGCTCGTTATCTACGGTACGCCTCAGATCGAAGCGACCGACTTCCTCTTCGCCTAA
- a CDS encoding head-tail connector protein, which produces MIGSDAIVLPPQATDDAKAFLRVDGEADDGLIAGWMRSGAELCERFTGQVTIAREVKEVLPASAAWQRLGRTPVRAISTIQGLPADGEPVALPVDAFAIDIDAQGDGWIRITGPGDIRRVQVSYEAGMAAEWTQVPDALRQGMVRLAAHLHAHRDEAGDMGPPAAVTALWRPWRRLRLQ; this is translated from the coding sequence ATGATCGGGAGCGATGCTATCGTCTTGCCGCCGCAAGCGACGGACGACGCCAAAGCCTTTTTGCGCGTCGACGGGGAAGCCGATGACGGATTGATTGCCGGCTGGATGCGGAGCGGCGCCGAACTGTGCGAACGCTTCACCGGCCAGGTCACGATCGCCCGGGAGGTGAAGGAAGTCCTGCCGGCCAGCGCTGCGTGGCAGCGGTTGGGGCGTACGCCGGTCCGGGCGATCTCGACGATCCAGGGGCTTCCCGCGGACGGCGAACCGGTCGCGCTGCCCGTCGACGCCTTTGCCATCGACATCGATGCGCAAGGGGACGGCTGGATCCGGATTACCGGGCCTGGCGACATCCGGCGGGTGCAGGTCAGCTACGAGGCTGGGATGGCGGCCGAATGGACGCAGGTGCCCGACGCGCTGCGTCAGGGAATGGTGCGGCTCGCAGCCCACCTGCACGCCCATCGCGACGAGGCAGGAGACATGGGGCCGCCCGCGGCCGTGACCGCCTTATGGCGGCCCTGGCGGCGGTTGCGGCTGCAGTGA
- a CDS encoding phage tail assembly chaperone: protein MTEPAATFANSAARWAGLAGLLLGWRPEEFWRSTPAELAAIVSAMRGQEPPTASRAEMERLQEMFPDG, encoded by the coding sequence GTGACCGAGCCAGCGGCGACGTTCGCAAACTCGGCGGCGCGTTGGGCCGGGCTGGCCGGGCTCCTGCTCGGCTGGCGTCCGGAGGAATTCTGGCGGTCCACGCCGGCTGAGCTGGCCGCCATTGTCAGCGCGATGCGCGGCCAGGAGCCACCGACCGCGTCGCGCGCGGAAATGGAGCGGCTTCAGGAGATGTTTCCGGATGGATGA
- a CDS encoding DUF6127 family protein: MTDSASMLARLMAQAEAQGADLVTLRALIEEASETGAERALGTLGLTGQDARRDMDELRQLLQAWRDAKKAAWKAVVDWTMRTLLAVLLVGMAVKLGLTELVR; encoded by the coding sequence ATGACGGATTCGGCATCGATGCTGGCCCGGCTGATGGCCCAGGCCGAGGCGCAGGGCGCGGACCTCGTCACCCTGCGCGCCCTGATCGAGGAAGCGAGCGAGACAGGCGCGGAGCGCGCATTGGGGACGCTCGGCCTCACCGGCCAGGATGCTCGCCGCGACATGGACGAGCTGCGACAGCTTCTCCAGGCCTGGCGCGACGCCAAGAAAGCGGCGTGGAAGGCAGTGGTCGACTGGACCATGCGCACCCTGCTGGCGGTGCTGCTGGTCGGCATGGCGGTGAAGCTCGGCCTGACGGAGCTCGTGCGGTGA
- a CDS encoding HK97 family phage prohead protease gives MRFAGYAAIFDRPDRGGDVVRAGAFARAVKAGAVPLLWQHERARPIGRIEYLAEDRRGLRVIGRLSSGAAGNEAAALIRDGALGGLSFGYRVREAKDEASGSGMRELLDVDLVEISLVTFPMQPRARVHAVDDQ, from the coding sequence GTGAGGTTTGCCGGCTATGCCGCGATCTTCGACCGGCCCGATCGCGGCGGAGACGTGGTGCGCGCCGGAGCCTTCGCCCGCGCGGTGAAGGCGGGAGCGGTGCCGCTGCTCTGGCAGCACGAACGCGCCCGGCCCATCGGCCGCATCGAATATCTCGCCGAAGACAGAAGGGGCCTCCGCGTGATCGGGAGGCTTTCCTCCGGAGCGGCCGGCAACGAGGCGGCGGCGCTGATCCGGGACGGCGCGCTCGGCGGGCTGAGCTTCGGATACCGGGTGCGCGAGGCGAAAGACGAAGCGAGCGGATCCGGGATGCGCGAGCTGCTTGATGTCGACCTGGTCGAGATCAGCTTGGTGACCTTTCCGATGCAGCCCCGGGCGCGCGTGCATGCGGTGGACGATCAATGA
- a CDS encoding SLC13 family permease, whose amino-acid sequence MTIDQMLAFAVLAGMMLLFIWGRIRYDMVAVLALLAALVLGIVPADKAFTGFSDDIVIIVGSALIISAAVARSGIVEAVIQRVAGRFSSMGSQLTILVGSVTLLSALVKNIGALAMLMPAAFQMAKRSNTSPSCLLMPMSFGSLLGGLITLVGTSPNIIVSRVREEMTGQPFSMFDYTPVGLGIALTGLVFLRFGYRLLPTNRRAAPTLGEALMIDDYTTDARIPANSPADGISVVAFKQLTENEVEVTGLHRGERRRIRPLPDAVLSAGDVLILEGEPEALERAIATAGLRLEGQQRSASREKSPSDVGVIEAVIGTDSVLVGDAASRVALHDRHGVNLLAVSRRGERLTKRLRDLELCPGDVIVLQGPLSTLPLRLQEMGCLPLVQRNIRLGSARRGLVPLAILGGAMVLTAIGWVPVGVAFFGAAALVMLTGSLPAREAYAHVEWPILIMIGALIPVSDALRTTGGTDLIAGWLSATATSLPAWGAVALIMIAAMAVTPFLNNAATVLVMAPIAALFANDLGYRPEAFLMAVAVGAGSDFLTPIGHQCNTLVMGPGGYRFGDYARLGAPLSVLVILVGVPLILAVWPL is encoded by the coding sequence ATGACGATCGACCAGATGCTCGCTTTTGCGGTTCTCGCGGGCATGATGCTGCTCTTCATCTGGGGGCGGATCCGCTACGATATGGTCGCGGTGCTGGCGCTGCTCGCGGCGCTGGTCCTTGGCATCGTCCCGGCAGACAAGGCCTTCACCGGCTTCAGCGACGATATCGTGATCATCGTCGGCTCGGCGCTCATCATAAGCGCGGCGGTCGCTCGCTCGGGGATCGTCGAAGCCGTCATCCAGCGCGTCGCCGGCCGCTTCTCCAGCATGGGGTCGCAGCTCACGATCCTCGTCGGATCCGTCACGTTGCTGTCCGCCCTCGTCAAAAATATCGGCGCGCTCGCGATGCTGATGCCGGCCGCCTTCCAGATGGCGAAGCGCTCCAACACCTCGCCCTCCTGCCTGCTGATGCCGATGTCGTTCGGCTCGCTGCTCGGCGGACTCATCACTTTGGTAGGCACCTCGCCCAACATCATCGTCAGCCGCGTGCGCGAGGAAATGACCGGTCAACCTTTCAGTATGTTCGACTACACGCCGGTCGGTCTCGGAATTGCCCTGACCGGGCTAGTCTTCCTCCGCTTCGGCTACCGCCTCCTGCCGACCAACCGCCGCGCTGCGCCCACCTTGGGTGAGGCACTTATGATTGACGACTACACGACCGACGCCCGCATCCCTGCCAACAGTCCTGCCGACGGGATCAGCGTCGTCGCCTTCAAGCAGCTGACCGAGAACGAAGTGGAAGTGACGGGCCTCCACCGCGGCGAACGCCGCCGGATCCGGCCGCTGCCCGATGCGGTCCTGAGCGCCGGCGACGTGCTGATCCTGGAAGGCGAGCCCGAAGCGCTCGAGCGGGCCATCGCCACGGCCGGACTGAGACTGGAGGGCCAGCAACGCTCCGCGTCCCGCGAGAAGTCGCCATCGGACGTCGGCGTCATCGAGGCCGTGATCGGCACCGACTCCGTCTTGGTCGGCGACGCCGCCAGCCGGGTTGCTCTCCACGACCGTCACGGCGTCAATTTGCTCGCCGTGTCGCGCCGCGGCGAGCGGCTGACGAAGCGGCTGCGGGATCTGGAGCTCTGCCCGGGCGACGTCATCGTGCTGCAAGGTCCGCTCAGCACCTTGCCCCTGCGCCTACAGGAAATGGGCTGCCTGCCGCTGGTCCAACGCAACATCCGTCTCGGCAGTGCCCGCCGCGGCCTCGTGCCGTTGGCCATCCTCGGCGGCGCGATGGTCCTGACCGCGATCGGCTGGGTTCCAGTCGGCGTCGCCTTCTTCGGCGCGGCAGCGCTCGTCATGCTCACCGGTTCGCTCCCGGCGCGGGAGGCCTATGCCCATGTCGAATGGCCGATCCTGATCATGATCGGTGCGCTGATCCCGGTCAGCGACGCCCTGCGCACCACCGGCGGCACCGATCTCATCGCCGGCTGGCTGTCGGCGACCGCCACTAGCCTCCCGGCCTGGGGCGCCGTCGCCCTGATCATGATTGCTGCGATGGCGGTGACGCCGTTCCTCAACAACGCCGCCACGGTGCTCGTCATGGCGCCGATCGCCGCGCTTTTCGCCAATGATCTCGGCTACCGGCCCGAGGCCTTCCTGATGGCCGTCGCGGTAGGCGCCGGCAGCGACTTCCTCACGCCGATCGGCCACCAGTGCAACACGTTGGTCATGGGGCCGGGCGGCTATCGCTTCGGCGACTATGCCCGCCTTGGCGCGCCGCTTTCGGTGCTCGTCATCCTGGTCGGCGTGCCGCTCATCCTGGCGGTGTGGCCGCTTTAG
- a CDS encoding phage portal protein codes for MKWFGRKAGRVAARPFLLRGWSGLAGEPWPRGYEQQVREAYLHNPVAQRAVRLVAEGIGGAPVYASGAAVAGAQMESLVRPSLLEAVAAQLLLHGNAFIQILLDADGVPAELFPLRPERVSVEADAAGWPLAYVYKAGQAKSRMAARDGLGRPSVVHLKAMHPLDDHYGLGCLGAAAGAVAIHNAATRWNKALLDNAARPSGALLFDPGEKGMPLSPDQYERLKAEMEAGFAGAANAGRPMLLEGGLRWQAMSLTPADMDFVGLKAAAAREIALAFGVPPMLLGLPGDATYANYREANRALWRLTILPLAEKILGGIAGALSAWWPGEGLTLDIDQVTALAEDRERLWAQVSAAEFLTEQEKREMLGFEPLAEGKGA; via the coding sequence ATGAAATGGTTTGGCCGCAAGGCCGGGCGCGTCGCCGCTCGGCCTTTTCTGCTGCGCGGATGGAGCGGGCTCGCCGGCGAGCCCTGGCCGCGGGGCTACGAACAGCAGGTCCGCGAAGCCTATCTGCACAATCCGGTGGCGCAGCGCGCCGTCCGGCTCGTCGCGGAAGGCATCGGCGGCGCGCCCGTTTATGCCTCCGGCGCGGCCGTGGCCGGCGCGCAGATGGAGTCCCTGGTCCGGCCTTCATTGCTGGAAGCGGTGGCGGCGCAGCTGTTGCTGCACGGCAATGCCTTCATCCAAATCCTGCTCGACGCGGACGGCGTGCCGGCGGAGCTGTTTCCGCTGCGGCCCGAGCGGGTCAGCGTCGAGGCCGATGCGGCAGGGTGGCCGCTCGCCTATGTCTACAAAGCCGGGCAGGCGAAGAGCCGGATGGCGGCGCGCGACGGGCTCGGCCGGCCGTCGGTCGTGCATTTGAAAGCGATGCACCCGCTCGACGATCATTATGGGCTCGGCTGCCTGGGAGCCGCGGCGGGCGCGGTGGCGATCCACAATGCGGCCACGCGTTGGAACAAGGCGCTGCTCGACAACGCCGCGCGGCCATCCGGGGCCTTGCTGTTCGATCCGGGCGAGAAGGGAATGCCCCTTTCGCCCGACCAATATGAACGGCTGAAGGCGGAGATGGAGGCGGGGTTCGCGGGCGCGGCCAATGCCGGGCGGCCGATGCTGCTCGAGGGCGGCCTGCGCTGGCAGGCGATGAGTCTCACGCCCGCCGACATGGACTTCGTCGGCCTTAAGGCCGCCGCGGCACGGGAGATCGCCTTGGCCTTCGGCGTGCCGCCGATGCTGCTCGGCCTGCCGGGCGACGCGACCTACGCCAATTACCGCGAAGCCAACCGGGCCTTGTGGCGGCTCACGATCCTGCCGCTCGCCGAGAAGATCCTGGGCGGGATCGCCGGCGCGCTTTCGGCTTGGTGGCCGGGGGAGGGCCTGACGCTCGACATCGATCAGGTCACTGCGCTTGCCGAGGACAGGGAGCGTCTGTGGGCGCAGGTCTCGGCCGCCGAATTCCTCACCGAACAGGAGAAACGCGAGATGCTCGGCTTCGAACCGCTCGCCGAAGGGAAAGGCGCATAA
- a CDS encoding MATE family efflux transporter, with amino-acid sequence MLLAYPLILTNLAQAAIHATDVVLLGWVGSRSLAAGALGVNLFNAVLIFGTGLVTASAPMMARQLGRHRHSVREVRRTVRQAMWAAVAIAVPFWVLLWQAEHILLFFGQEPGLAADAGGFVRALQWGLLPYFFFLILRSFVSALERPLWSLVIGGGGVLFNAIVNYGLIFGHFGLPQLGLLGAGIGSALSNLLMFVGMAIVVTRHEQFRRYRLFGRFWRADWSRFAAIWKLGLPIAVTLTLEVTIFNAAVFLMGLISTEALAAHAIAIQIAALSFMIPLGLAQAVTVRVGLAFGRGDRAGIARAGWTSFAIGEAFMVVMALILVAIPHLLVNAFLDESDPANAEVIGLAVSFLVVAALFQIVDGAQAVGAGMLRGLHDTTVPMLYALVGYWVIGLGTGVFLAFGLEWGGIGLWLGLALGLAVVSILMILRWMRRDRLGLMPEAH; translated from the coding sequence ATGCTGCTCGCCTATCCGCTGATCCTGACCAATCTCGCCCAGGCCGCGATCCACGCGACCGATGTGGTTCTGCTCGGCTGGGTCGGCTCACGCTCGCTCGCGGCCGGGGCACTCGGCGTCAATCTGTTCAACGCCGTGCTGATCTTCGGCACGGGTCTCGTCACGGCCTCCGCGCCGATGATGGCGCGCCAGCTCGGCCGCCATCGCCACAGCGTCCGTGAAGTCCGCCGCACCGTTCGCCAGGCGATGTGGGCCGCCGTCGCCATCGCCGTTCCCTTCTGGGTTTTGCTCTGGCAGGCCGAGCATATCCTGCTCTTCTTCGGGCAGGAGCCGGGGCTGGCTGCGGATGCCGGCGGCTTCGTGCGGGCGCTCCAATGGGGGCTCCTCCCCTATTTCTTCTTCCTGATCCTGCGCAGCTTCGTGTCCGCGCTCGAGCGACCGCTCTGGTCGCTCGTCATCGGCGGCGGCGGGGTCCTGTTCAATGCGATCGTCAATTACGGTCTGATCTTCGGCCATTTCGGCCTTCCCCAGCTCGGGCTGCTCGGGGCCGGCATCGGCAGCGCGCTGTCGAACCTGCTGATGTTCGTCGGCATGGCGATCGTGGTCACCCGCCACGAGCAGTTCCGGCGCTACCGCCTGTTCGGGCGCTTCTGGCGTGCCGACTGGTCTCGCTTCGCGGCGATCTGGAAGCTCGGCCTCCCCATCGCCGTCACGCTCACCCTCGAGGTCACGATCTTCAACGCGGCGGTCTTCCTGATGGGCCTGATCTCGACCGAAGCGCTCGCCGCCCACGCGATCGCGATCCAGATCGCGGCTTTGTCCTTCATGATCCCGCTCGGCCTCGCCCAGGCGGTGACGGTGCGTGTCGGCCTCGCCTTCGGCCGCGGCGACCGCGCCGGCATCGCCCGCGCCGGCTGGACCAGCTTCGCGATCGGCGAGGCCTTCATGGTGGTGATGGCGCTCATCCTCGTCGCTATCCCCCACCTCCTGGTCAACGCCTTCCTCGACGAGAGCGACCCCGCCAATGCCGAGGTGATCGGCCTCGCCGTCTCGTTCCTCGTGGTCGCCGCCCTGTTCCAGATCGTCGACGGGGCGCAGGCGGTCGGCGCCGGCATGCTGCGCGGCCTTCACGATACGACCGTGCCGATGCTCTACGCGCTGGTCGGCTATTGGGTCATCGGTCTCGGCACCGGGGTCTTTCTCGCCTTCGGTCTGGAATGGGGCGGCATTGGGCTTTGGCTCGGTCTCGCCCTCGGCCTCGCCGTGGTTTCAATATTGATGATCCTGCGCTGGATGCGCCGCGACCGGCTCGGCCTCATGCCCGAAGCGCATTAG
- a CDS encoding gene transfer agent family protein, producing MTPNLARGEARLLVGGEPLTLRPSFEALVAAEEELGPLFALVERAAEGALKLSEMAALFWHCVQDRPEMVTKERIGAAIAEAGLAAMTPILKRLLMQILQGR from the coding sequence GTGACCCCCAACCTGGCGCGGGGGGAGGCGAGGCTGCTGGTGGGCGGCGAGCCGCTGACGCTGCGGCCGAGCTTCGAGGCATTGGTCGCCGCCGAGGAGGAACTGGGCCCGTTGTTCGCCCTCGTCGAGCGCGCGGCCGAGGGCGCGCTGAAACTGTCCGAGATGGCCGCCTTGTTCTGGCATTGCGTCCAGGACCGGCCTGAGATGGTGACGAAGGAAAGGATCGGCGCCGCGATCGCCGAAGCAGGGCTCGCCGCCATGACTCCGATCCTGAAGCGACTGCTCATGCAGATCCTGCAGGGCCGGTGA